Proteins encoded within one genomic window of Macrotis lagotis isolate mMagLag1 chromosome 3, bilby.v1.9.chrom.fasta, whole genome shotgun sequence:
- the LOC141517036 gene encoding olfactory receptor 4C11-like: protein MKNNVTEFILLGLTQDPVTKKIIFVIFLVFYTATMVGNLLIILTVKTSPALGSPMYFFLTYLSFADFSYSSNTAPKLIVDSLSEKATISFDECMIQLIASHFFGCMEVLILVAMAYDRYVAICKPLYYTIIMNQKTCGNLIILSIIGAFLHSFTQIFIALSLPFCGPNVIDHYFCDLQPLLQLACTEIYGIKLLVLFNSGIVCMVTFAILMTSYMVILYSLRNYSAEGKRKALSTCTTHIIVVIIFFVPCIFIYARPPVNFPVDKLVSVFYTIGTPLLNPLIYTLRNAEVKTAMKKLWSNRAS, encoded by the coding sequence ATGAAAAACAACGTGACTGAATTCATCCTTCTGGGACTGACACAAGACCCAGTGACAAAGAAGATCATATTTGTCATCTTCTTGGTCTTCTACACTGCCACTATGGTAGGAAATCTACTTATCATTTTGACTGTCAAGACTAGTCCTGCACTTGGGTCTCCCATGTATTTTTTCCTGACCTATTTGTCCTTTGCAGACTTCTCTTATTCTAGTAACACAGCCCCCAAACTGATTGTGGACAGCCTTTCTGAAAAAGCAACTATCTCTTTTGATGAATGCATGATCCAATTAATTGCATCACATTTCTTTGGATGCATGGAAGTCTTGATCCTTGTTGCCATGGCTTATGACCGCTATGTGGCTATTTGTAAGCCTCTATATTACACAATCATCATGAACCAAAAGACTTGTGGGAATTTAATAATATTAAGTATCATAGGGGCTTTTCTGCATTCTTTCACCCAGATCTTCATTGCGTTGAGTTTACCCTTCTGTGGTCCCAATGTGATCGATCATTATTTTTGTGACTTGCAGCCTTTGTTGCAATTGGCCTGCACTGAGATATATGGGATAAAACTATTGGTTCTCTTCAACTCTGGGATCGTATGCATGGTTACCTTTGCAATTCTTATGACCTCCTATATGGTAATCCTTTATTCGCTAAGAAATTATAGTGCAGAAGGGAAGCGTAAAGCCTTGTCCACCTGTACAACTCATATAATTGTGGTCATTATATTCTTTGTtccttgtatttttatatatgctcGGCCCCCAGTTAACTTCCCTGTGGACAAGTTGGTGTCTGTATTTTATACCATTGGAACACCTTTGCTCAATCCATTGATCTATACACTGAGGAATGCAGAAGTGAAAACTGCTATGAAGAAGCTATGGAGCAACAGAGCAAGTTAA